The following proteins come from a genomic window of Amaranthus tricolor cultivar Red isolate AtriRed21 chromosome 14, ASM2621246v1, whole genome shotgun sequence:
- the LOC130799898 gene encoding vesicle transport v-SNARE 11-like — protein sequence MSQVFDGYERQYCEISANLTRKCNNAAVLKGEQKKQKISEIKNGLEEAETLIRKMDLEARTLQPNVKAMVLAKLREYKNDLSNLKAEIKRLSTTDSQAARDALLESGMADALMASADQRGRLLMSTERLNQSTDRVRQSRMTMQETEAIGVSILEDLHQQRQSLLHAHNTLHGVDENIGRSKKILTGMSRRMNRNKWIIGSIVAILVVAVIMILYFKLSH from the exons ATGAGTCAGGTATTCGACGGATACGAACGCCAATATTGTGAAATCTCTGCGAATTTGACCCGCAAATGTAACAATGCAGCTGTTCTTAAGGGAG AACAGAAGAAGCAGAAAATATCTGAAATTAAAAATGGTTTGGAAGAAGCAGAAACACTG ATTCGGAAAATGGATCTAGAGGCGAGAACATTGCAGCCAAATGTGAAGGCCATGGTCCTTGCCAAGCTTAGAGAGTACAAAAATGACTTGAGCAATCTAAAAGCAGAGATCAAAAGACTCTCTACTACAGACAGTCAAGCTGCTCGAGATGCGTTGCTGGAATCTGGTATGGCGGATGCACTGATG GCTTCTGCTGATCAAAGAGGTAGATTATTGATGTCAACGGAAAGATTGAACCAATCCACTGACAGGGTTAGGCAGAGCAGAATGACCATGCAAGAAACTGAAGCTATTGGGGTCTCTATACTTGAAGATTTGCATCAGCAACGCCAATCACTTTTGCATGCCCATAACACA CTGCATGGGGTTGATGAGAATATTGGAAGAAGCAAGAAAATCCTGACCGGAATGTCAAGGAGAATGAACAGAAACAAATGGATTATTGGTTCTATAGTTGCGATTCTGGTCGTTGCAGTTATTATGATCCTTTACTTCAAGTTGAGCCATTAG